Part of the Centroberyx gerrardi isolate f3 chromosome 11, fCenGer3.hap1.cur.20231027, whole genome shotgun sequence genome is shown below.
CAAATCCAATAAAACGCCAACTGGCTAACTATGGTTAATGAAAGACATATTTCCCCCTGCACAACAGACACCTGTGTTACCAGGTGCAAACTTACCAAGTTAATCATCATCTTGCCATGTTGACAGAACTACGCGGCATTATTGTAGCCTCCGTGACCCTGAGCCAAGTCACATTTACGGTCATACAGCTGTCTAAcaacagaaatagaaatatgTCGTCGACAACACgtgtattgtgtatttatttatttatttatactgttTAAAGTTatagggacagtgcacattaatagaCATTTCTATAAATGTGCCAGTTTAGCCATCTTGGCTAATTTTATACGTTGTATACATTTCATTTAAACTCAAAACGAGTTGGATAATGTCAAGTgggcattacattacattacattacattacattactggCATTGGTGGTGACAGTGGGGACAGTCCCTCCCTTCCCTCGCTTCCGGATTGGAACTCGATAAAGGTGAAACCAGACCAGCATTATTTTACAGAATATAATTTAAACGCCTCCGAAGGACACACAACACGACACCTAGCTCAGTGGATCTGTTTAATCCAGCGGTCCTTGCCAACAGATGGCAGAAGTTTGCAATACCGGCGAAACTGTCTACCAAAGAAGAAGTAACTGTAACTTCCGTGACTACACTGTTATCGGTCCGTGTTTGGCAGTGGCAGGAAGCGAACCTATCCTCGAAAGCTAAGCGATGatgtcttcaaaataaaagcgcaaaaTGGCAGGATATTTaggaaaaacagcaaatataTTTGCATTTAACTAAATATGTATCCTTAAATATActctttattttcacattggTATTTTGTattactaaaaaaaaagttgcgATACATGTTTTTGTCAataaggattttattttgaaaggcatGCCAGGAAGTGTCATCTTCCACTCAGAAACGACGAATGACAGTAAATCTGAGATAGACGTGGAGTTTAGTCAGCCAGGCAGTTTATCTAATAGCAATAACGACGCGTTAATGATAGCTGGTATGGATTATCGTTGGGAGTTATGGACGTATCTTTCTCTTACAGCGGAACCGCGACACTATTCTGGATGTCTTTTGTTCTGAAATGATGATGTGACATGTTTTTACCCTAGAGCACACAACCAAAGCTAGTGTATCGATCGTCTGAAGGGGTAACGTTACTTTAGAGACGTGATTTGATCTGTCAGAAACTGAACCACCAGAATGCCTGCAAACATGTCACCGGTTCCCGTCCTGCCGCTTGTGATCAACGGCTTCATGTCTGCACTCGGCTGCCTGGCCACAATGAAACTCATCCCTGCTTTTAAAGACCATTTCATCTCTGCCAGACTGTACGGAATGGACATGAACAAAATATCCAAAAAGGAAGTGTGAGTCCCCTTCCTCATGTCTGATTCAGCATCGTCCAGTTGGGATAAGAGAGGGGGCAGAGATGTCAAGTTTGGCAGGAGATGAAGGACAAATCAATATGAAAGACTAGGCTAGATTAACCAATGACTGTGGTTGTCTGTTCCTGCCCTaattctctgtttttgtttccttcctGGTCTGTAGTCCAGAGTCCCAGGGAGTCATCAGTGGGACAGTGttcctcatcatcctcttctGCTTCATCCCAGTGCCTTTCCTCAGCTGCTTCGTAGGAGATCAGTGTGCAGGCTTCCCACATGATGAGGTGGGTCGAAGGCTGTCTGGTGGAGCTGCCTATTCCTCCTTATACTCTGTCAACCCAACTGTGATCTCTCGGTGTTGTTTTTGCTCAGTTTGTGCAGCTGATCGGCGCCCTGTTGGCCATCTGCTGCATGATCTTCCTGGGCTTCGCGGACGACGTGCTGAACTTGCGGTGGAGACACAAGCTGCTGCTCCCCACCAtggcctctctgcctctgctcatGGTCTACTTCACCAACTTCGGCAACACGGTCATCGTGGTGCCCAAGCCGTTCAGAGCCCTGCTGGGACTGCACTTGGATATGGGTGAGTTGCGCGGTGGTTCGCCGCATCGAAAATGACTAGAGTAGAAAAAGGAATCGGCATAGAAAATGGAGAATGAGCCGCTTCTGTCTTCTGGGAGGAGGATTAGGCAATATGGTGCTTAGGACATGGACATTCTGCGGACACATAGTGTTTATCACATCTATTATCTGAGTACTGTGGGCTTGATCCATGCACTTGTCACTGTTCTACTGTACATTCATGTTCagtcattctggataagagcgtcatcAGATAAATTCCTGAAGTGTAAATGTTCTTCTTCTGCAGGTATTCTCTACTACGTCTACATGGGGATGCTGGCTGTATTCTGCACTAATGCCATCAACATCCTAGCAGGCATCAACGGCATCGAGTCAGGTCAAGCCCTGTTCATCTCCGGCTCCATCATCCTCTTCAACCTGCTGGAGCTGAGCGGTGTGTGGTCCTTTCCTTTCTCATCAGCAGCTACAGATCAAAGTATCCATTTAGCTAGTGTTGAGTCTTAAAGTCTTATttcttcttaaaacaagtggaaaaaatctgccagtcgcttgacataatttcacttgtttccaatgcaaatcaacttgtttaaaGATTTGTCTTGAATGAAGTGTCAtgttcttgatactagtggagagatttgcctcattctgccttgtttcaagacgTTTACTCTTGTTTCTGGAAAATTCATGaaactgctttggaaacaaggAGGGAATTATCTCACGCCGTCAGCAGAATTTGTTacttcttttaagaaaaatgagatttaaggctgaatatgagactagttaacttgttaagatggacatttcttttttacagtgtatcTCTTTTTCGAAACTCAAAGATTGCTTATAACACACAATATTCTTATCTTATTTACCAGGAGACTACCGTGATGACCACGTCTTCTCCCTCTACTTCATGATACCCTTCTTCTTCACCACGTTAGCACTTTTTTACCACAATTGGTAAGTTACAGAAGGCATTTTCACAAAAAATATTCTCCACATTTGAAagagggatatttttttgcatttctgctATTATATCCGGTCAACATACACCCTATTTTGACACAGGTACCCCTCATCTGTGTTTGTGGGAGACACTTTCTGCTACTTTGCTGGGATGACCTTTGCTGTAGTCGGCATCCTGGGACACTTCAGCAAAACAATGCTGCTCTTCTTCATTCCTCAGGTGGTCAACTTCATCTACTCCCTGCCTCAGCTCTTCCATGTAATCCCCTGTCCCAGACACCGGCTGCCCAGGTAACATGCTGCTGACGGACTCTAACTTCTTCTCTCATACCTTTTAATTACTTCAATTTTACTGAATATGCGTTTTCTCATTGTGTGTCtatttcttttctgtctcccaATATGACTGGTGACTGAAGACTGAATCCAGATACAGGCAAACTGGGAATGAGCTACTCTAAATTCAAAAGGAAGGACCTTTCTAAATTAGGACACCTCATTCTGACGGTAAAGCAATTGCAGTTGCGTTGCTTAACATAgaatttttgtattatttatttatttttgtaaatttCTTTTGAATGCCCCAAAAGCAAATTTTAGACATGACTCAGTCTAAGTCAGACGTTTTCCTATTTCAGTCAGGTACTCAGTTTAAATAATATGTAGAATTAGAAGACAGTGGCGCAACATTTTTTAGTTTTGATAGTATTTAGATCCATTTTTGTTTGCCCTGTGCACATCTCATATACACATATCTCACACAGTACAGCCACAATGCACTAAAAACCTGCCATACCCATACAAGGAGTACCTTGCATCCTCCATACAATACATAAAAGCAGATTTCAACAAGTGGGTAAGAACAGCCAGACACACATAGCATGCAAAAACAGCCAGACACACATAGCATGCAAAAACAGCCAGACACACATAGCATGCAAAAACAGCCAGACACACATAGCATGCAAAAACAGCCAGACACACATAGCATGCAGTAAAACCTTCTTATAACAGTACCGCAGTAGTTTGCACCACAGATCCGGTGAGTTTCTAACCCAAGTGCATGTGTTGGGGATTGGTCAAACAGGGTAAACACACAGCTGAGGCAGACCGATGGCAGGCAGCAACTCTTGACTGAACAAAGCTGTGCTGATTGGTTGATAACAATAACGTCTTTGATCCTCAACAGGTGGCGGAGTTACTGAAGCTGCTAGAGGTGCGAAGGGGCCAGGAGGGAGACGATGAGTTTATCGAGTGCAACAACATGACCATAATTAATCTGGTGCTGAAATTACTAGGGCCCATCCATGAGAGGAATCTCACCGTCATCATGCTTATCATACAGGTATAACAACAGCACATATCCAGTATATAAAAGCATCACTGGTCAGTGGGTCATATATGAATGTTTGAATGGCTGTtcgtctctgtgtctgtcaggtAATGGGCAGTGCAGTGGCTTTTGGAATCCGCTATCATCTGGTGCGTCTCTTCTACGACGTCTAGACAAGATCTGCAGGACAGCGGAGAGAAGACGGAGAATATGAAGATGTTGTTATGGAGTTATTTTACCGGTTTATGGTTCATCTGCCTTTTGATAGATTCCAATACCTCACCGTTACTTTTCTGCCTCAGACTTTACCTACAGGAAAGACTCAGTGGAAGGTTCAAAgcg
Proteins encoded:
- the dpagt1 gene encoding UDP-N-acetylglucosamine--dolichyl-phosphate N-acetylglucosaminephosphotransferase — its product is MPANMSPVPVLPLVINGFMSALGCLATMKLIPAFKDHFISARLYGMDMNKISKKEVPESQGVISGTVFLIILFCFIPVPFLSCFVGDQCAGFPHDEFVQLIGALLAICCMIFLGFADDVLNLRWRHKLLLPTMASLPLLMVYFTNFGNTVIVVPKPFRALLGLHLDMGILYYVYMGMLAVFCTNAINILAGINGIESGQALFISGSIILFNLLELSGDYRDDHVFSLYFMIPFFFTTLALFYHNWYPSSVFVGDTFCYFAGMTFAVVGILGHFSKTMLLFFIPQVVNFIYSLPQLFHVIPCPRHRLPRLNPDTGKLGMSYSKFKRKDLSKLGHLILTVAELLKLLEVRRGQEGDDEFIECNNMTIINLVLKLLGPIHERNLTVIMLIIQVMGSAVAFGIRYHLVRLFYDV